From a single Helicovermis profundi genomic region:
- a CDS encoding UDP-N-acetylglucosamine--N-acetylmuramyl-(pentapeptide) pyrophosphoryl-undecaprenol N-acetylglucosamine transferase: MKILITGGGTAGHVNPAISIANEFKRRNKKNIIKYVGLKKGIECEIAKKEGYEFLGIEASGIQSRKIISLIKTIFKVLLGIVQSFIIVIKEKPDIVIGTGGYVSFPLVYIAQLLGTRTYVHEQNAFPGRTNLKLFVKVNKFFVSHKDTKKIDLSLEKVVYSGNPIKKEFTTMDREKSRKKLECKDEVLNVISLGGSGGARKVNDLMLEIIKSFSGNENVRITHITGRSYYERFKKIMLSENLKFEKNIEILPYTYELPYYFNAYDLVISRAGAGAISELEACGIPAIIIPSPNVKDNHQEFNANSLKEKGSAIVILEKDMVYVNIINMIKNFSIDRTSINKYKSAKIEDVNAAKVIVDTILNDR, from the coding sequence ATGAAAATATTAATTACGGGCGGTGGAACTGCTGGTCATGTTAATCCAGCTATCTCTATTGCGAATGAATTTAAAAGACGAAACAAAAAAAACATTATAAAATATGTTGGTTTAAAAAAAGGTATAGAATGTGAAATTGCAAAAAAAGAAGGATATGAGTTTTTAGGAATTGAAGCTAGTGGTATTCAATCAAGAAAAATCATTTCATTAATAAAAACAATATTTAAAGTTCTTTTAGGAATTGTACAGTCATTTATAATAGTTATTAAAGAAAAACCTGATATTGTTATAGGAACAGGTGGTTATGTAAGTTTTCCTCTTGTATACATAGCGCAATTACTTGGTACTCGTACTTATGTGCATGAACAAAATGCATTTCCAGGTAGAACGAATTTAAAACTTTTTGTAAAAGTTAATAAGTTTTTCGTTTCACATAAAGACACGAAAAAAATTGATTTAAGTTTAGAAAAGGTTGTTTATTCAGGGAATCCAATAAAAAAAGAATTTACGACGATGGATAGAGAAAAATCAAGAAAAAAACTTGAGTGCAAAGATGAGGTATTAAATGTTATTTCACTAGGCGGAAGCGGAGGAGCAAGAAAAGTAAATGATTTAATGCTCGAGATAATTAAATCTTTTAGTGGCAATGAAAATGTAAGAATAACGCATATTACTGGAAGATCATACTATGAAAGATTTAAAAAAATAATGCTTAGTGAGAATTTGAAATTCGAAAAAAATATTGAAATATTGCCTTATACTTATGAACTTCCTTATTATTTTAATGCATACGACCTTGTAATTTCAAGGGCAGGTGCGGGAGCAATTTCTGAGCTTGAAGCATGCGGAATACCGGCAATTATTATTCCTTCTCCAAATGTAAAAGATAATCATCAAGAATTTAATGCCAATTCTCTTAAAGAAAAGGGAAGTGCAATAGTTATTCTAGAAAAAGATATGGTATATGTAAATATTATTAATATGATTAAAAATTTTTCGATTGATAGAACTAGTATAAATAAATATAAATCTGCGAAAATTGAAGATGTCAATGCAGCTAAGGTTATAGTTGACACTATTTTAAATGATAGATGA